TTCCTTTTATATTCTTTTTAGATAAAATCGAAAACTTCTCTCCAGTTTGATAGAAAACTTCTACTGCTCTTTCAACTCTTCTTTTGTTATTAGGATGAATACTCTCAGCACTTTCTGGATCAATTTCTTTTAAAATTTCAAAAAGTTTATCTCCATCTTCGCTCATCAATTTCTCTCTTATAGCTAAATCACTTTCTGGTAAAGCAGATAATCCTCTTACTACTGAGTCTATATAAAGTCCAGTTCCTCCTACTAATAGAACATTTTTTTCTTCATTAGAATTTAATATATCATCAACTTTTCTCTGATAATCACCAACACTATATTTTTTTATAGGTTCAACGACATCAATCATATGATGTACAATCCCTTGCATCTCATCCTCTTCTATTTTAGCTGTTCCTATGTTCATCTCTTCATACACTTGTGCAGAATCTGCCGAGATAATTTCAGCATTTAAAGCTTTTGCTAATTTTATTGATAATTCTGTTTTTCCTACTCCTGTAGGTCCGGCTATAACTATCCCTTTCAATTTTTCACCTCTAAAATTTTTAAATAGATAAAAAAGCTGAACCTAATGGCTCAGCTTAATAAATAATTCTTCATTACTCAACGAAATCAAATTCTGTATCAGCAATTCTTACTGTATCTCCATCTTCAACACCAGCATCTTTTAAAGCGTCTTCTAGTCCTAAGTTTCTAAGCATATGTAAGAATGTAACAACTGATTCATCATCATGAGTTATGATATATTTAGCTAGTACACCATCAACAATTGATCCGTCAACAACAAATACTCCATCTTCATCTTGTGTTACAACAAATGGTTCTTTTCTAGTTTTATTAGCTTTCAATACATCAATAATGTCAGCTTCTTCCTCTAGTTCTTCTCTCTCTGTCTCTTGTAAAACATGCCAAGTTCTATTTAAAACCTCTTTTAATCCATCACCTAAAATAACAGATACTGGGAACACTTCATTTCCTTGTGCTTCCACATGAGATTTAAACTCTTCATATTTATCCATATCCCAAATTAAATCCATTTTATTTGCCAAAATAATTTGTTTCTTATTTGCTAATTTTTCACTAAACTTTACTAACTCATTATTTATTCTCTCATAATCTTCAATTGGATCTCTTCCTTCAATTCCAGCCACATCTACTATATGATATATCATTTTACATCTTTCTATATGCTTTAAGAATTTATCTCCTAATCCTACTCCTTCATGAGCTCCTTCAATCAACCCTGGTATATCTGCTACAACGAATGATCTCCCTTCACCAAGTCTAACAACTCCTAATTTAGGCTCTAAAGTAGTAAAATGATAGTTTCCAACTTTAGATTTAGCTGCTGATATTTTATTTATTAAACTTGATTTTCCAACAGAAGGGTATCCAACTAACGCAACATCTGCTAAAAGTTTCAATTCTAATTTAACTCTTAACTCTACACCCTCTTTTCCTTTTCCAGCCATTGTTGGTGTTCTTCTAATTGAGTTTTTGAAGTTTGTATTTCCTAAACCTCCTCTACCTCCTCTTAAAAGAACTCTTTCTTCACCAGGTATACTCATATCTAAAAGTAATTTTCCTGTTTCCATATCTCTTACTTGAGTTCCAATTGGAACTTTTATTACTAAATTTTCTCCAAATTTTCCAAACATGTTTTTCTTTGCTCCATTTTCACCATTTTCTGCTTGGAACAATTTTTTGTATTTGAAGTCTATTAGTGTATTTATATTAGAGTCAGCTACGAAAACTACGTCTCCTCCTCTACCTCCATCTCCACCATCTGGACCTCCAAATTGTATGCATTTTTCTCTTCTAAAAGTAGCGGCTCCATCTCCACCGTTACCTGCTTTTACCGTTATAATTACCTCATCTATAAACACAGTTATCTCCTCCAAATATATTCAATCTATAATATTAAATTCTAATTCATTTCAATGCGTTAATTGTTATATTCTACACCTTTTTCTAATATTTTGCAATTAATTTTACTATGTTTTTATTTAATATTTCTCATGTTTTGTGCTAAAATTAAAATATACACATTATTTTAATTTAGGAGGATTTTATGAATAGTTTTGGTTCTCTTTTTAGAGTACATATTTATGGAGAATCTCACGGTTCTGGTATCGGAGTTTTAATTGATGGTGTTCCATCTGGAATAAAGCTTACTCTTGAAGATTTTACTAAAGATCTTTCTAAAAGAAAATCTGGAAAAATAGGTACTACTCCTAGGAAAGAGGATGATATTCCAAATATTATTTCAGGAGTTTTTAATGATTTTACAACTGGAGCTCCTATAAATATTTTTTTTGAGAACAAAAATACTGATTCTAAAGTTTATACTGACTTTAAATCGCACCCTAGACCTGGTCATGCTGACTTTTCTGCTACTAAAAAATATTCAGGTTTTAATGATATTCGTGGTGGTGGTCATTTTTCAGGTAGATTAACGCTTGCTCTTGTTGCCGCTGGTGTCATTGCAAAAAAAATATTAAATGATTTTATTTTTTCTAGTGAAATTGAATCAATCGGTATTTTAAATAAGTTAGAGTTTGATAAAAAATTAGAAAATTACTTGCTTGAAACTGCACATTCCGGTGATTCTTTAGGAGGAACAATCTCTTTAACTATTAAAAATGTTCCTATCGGTTTAGGAGAACCTTTTTTTGATTCTGTAGAATCTGTTCTTTCATCTATAATTTTTTCAATTCCAGGAATTAAAGGAATTGAGTTTGGTGCTGGATTTAAAGGAACAGAATTTTTAGGCAGTAAATTTAATGACTGTTTTATTGATAAAAGTGGAAAAACTTCGTCTAATAATAACGGAGGTATTAATGGTGGAATTACAAATGGAAACGACATCTTTTTAAAAGTTGCTGTTAAACCAACTTCTAGTATTTTCAAACCCCAAGAAACCTTTAATTTCAAAGATAAAAATATTCAATCTTTAAAAATTAATGGAAGACATGATGTCGCATTTCTTCTTAGAGTTCCTATTGTTTTAGAAAATGCTGTGGCTATTGCCCTTGCAGATTTATATTTACAAAATAAAAAAATATTTTTTTAATTTAGGAGGATAAAATGTCAAAAAGAGCTAATTATATTGATTGGGATGAGTACTTCATGGGAGTTGCAATTCTCTCTGCTAAACGTAGTAAAGATCCTGGAACACAAGTTGGAGCATGTATCGTAACTCCTGATAAAAGAATTGTAGGTGTAGGATACAATGGCCTTCCCGCAGGATGTTCTGATGATGAATTTCCTTGGGATAGAGAAGGGGATTTTTTAAATAGTAAATACGCATATGTTTGTCATGCTGAATTAAATGCTATTTTAAACAGTACTAAAAATTTAAAAGGATGTACTATTTATGTTGATCTTTTCCCATGTAACGAATGTGCTAAAAGTATTATTCAAAGTGGAATAAGTGAAATAGTTTATCTTTCAGATAAGTATAACAATACTGACTCTAATACAGCATCTAAAAAACTTTTAAATGCTGCTAATGTAAAGTTAAGACAATTAGATCCTAAATTTGATGAACTTGTTCTAAATTTTAGAAAGAATGGATAGGAGGTATCTCTATGAATAATACACTGACTAGATTAGAAGAATGGATTAACTCTATGACTCACTACTTTGGTGCTGTTCTAGCACTTATTGGAACTGGAGCTCTTTTAGTCCACTCTTTAAAAACAAATAATATTGGTTATGTTGTTGGTTCCATGGTATTTTGTTTTTCACTTGTTTTACTATATACAATGTCTGGAACTTACCACATACTTTATGTTGGAAAAATTAAAAAACTTTTTAAAATACTCGATCATTCTGCTATTTATATTTTAATATCTGGATCATACACTCCATATCTTCTTGGAGTTTTTGATGGAACAACAAAATGGGTTCTTTTCTTTGTTCAATGGGGAATGACACTTTTAGGAATACTTTTTAAAGTATTCTTTGTTGGAAGATTTAATTTTGTTTCTACCCTAATCTATCTTTTTATGGGATGGATGGTTATGTTTGTATTTAAAGATTTACAAATGCTTGCTTCACCGCTATCTTTAAAATTACTAATTTGGGGTGGTGTTAGCTATTCTGTTGGAACTATTTTCTATCTAATGAAAAATAAAAAATTTGCTCACGGTATTTGGCACCTTTTTGTTTTAGCAGGTAGTGTTTTTAATTATTTTTCAGTGTATTTTTTAATATAATA
Above is a genomic segment from Cetobacterium somerae ATCC BAA-474 containing:
- a CDS encoding deoxycytidylate deaminase, with translation MSKRANYIDWDEYFMGVAILSAKRSKDPGTQVGACIVTPDKRIVGVGYNGLPAGCSDDEFPWDREGDFLNSKYAYVCHAELNAILNSTKNLKGCTIYVDLFPCNECAKSIIQSGISEIVYLSDKYNNTDSNTASKKLLNAANVKLRQLDPKFDELVLNFRKNG
- a CDS encoding chorismate synthase encodes the protein MNSFGSLFRVHIYGESHGSGIGVLIDGVPSGIKLTLEDFTKDLSKRKSGKIGTTPRKEDDIPNIISGVFNDFTTGAPINIFFENKNTDSKVYTDFKSHPRPGHADFSATKKYSGFNDIRGGGHFSGRLTLALVAAGVIAKKILNDFIFSSEIESIGILNKLEFDKKLENYLLETAHSGDSLGGTISLTIKNVPIGLGEPFFDSVESVLSSIIFSIPGIKGIEFGAGFKGTEFLGSKFNDCFIDKSGKTSSNNNGGINGGITNGNDIFLKVAVKPTSSIFKPQETFNFKDKNIQSLKINGRHDVAFLLRVPIVLENAVAIALADLYLQNKKIFF
- the trhA gene encoding PAQR family membrane homeostasis protein TrhA, with translation MNNTLTRLEEWINSMTHYFGAVLALIGTGALLVHSLKTNNIGYVVGSMVFCFSLVLLYTMSGTYHILYVGKIKKLFKILDHSAIYILISGSYTPYLLGVFDGTTKWVLFFVQWGMTLLGILFKVFFVGRFNFVSTLIYLFMGWMVMFVFKDLQMLASPLSLKLLIWGGVSYSVGTIFYLMKNKKFAHGIWHLFVLAGSVFNYFSVYFLI
- the obgE gene encoding GTPase ObgE, with amino-acid sequence MFIDEVIITVKAGNGGDGAATFRREKCIQFGGPDGGDGGRGGDVVFVADSNINTLIDFKYKKLFQAENGENGAKKNMFGKFGENLVIKVPIGTQVRDMETGKLLLDMSIPGEERVLLRGGRGGLGNTNFKNSIRRTPTMAGKGKEGVELRVKLELKLLADVALVGYPSVGKSSLINKISAAKSKVGNYHFTTLEPKLGVVRLGEGRSFVVADIPGLIEGAHEGVGLGDKFLKHIERCKMIYHIVDVAGIEGRDPIEDYERINNELVKFSEKLANKKQIILANKMDLIWDMDKYEEFKSHVEAQGNEVFPVSVILGDGLKEVLNRTWHVLQETEREELEEEADIIDVLKANKTRKEPFVVTQDEDGVFVVDGSIVDGVLAKYIITHDDESVVTFLHMLRNLGLEDALKDAGVEDGDTVRIADTEFDFVE
- the miaA gene encoding tRNA (adenosine(37)-N6)-dimethylallyltransferase MiaA, yielding MKGIVIAGPTGVGKTELSIKLAKALNAEIISADSAQVYEEMNIGTAKIEEDEMQGIVHHMIDVVEPIKKYSVGDYQRKVDDILNSNEEKNVLLVGGTGLYIDSVVRGLSALPESDLAIREKLMSEDGDKLFEILKEIDPESAESIHPNNKRRVERAVEVFYQTGEKFSILSKKNIKGNNFKFLKVALERDREHLYDRINLRVEIMMQNGLLEEVRYLYEKYGDVLKKINIIGYSELISYINQELTLEDAKELIKKNSRNYAKRQFTWFKNDHEYIWYDLDKMTQDEIFSDILQRFNAL